In a single window of the Rhizobiaceae bacterium genome:
- a CDS encoding alpha/beta hydrolase encodes MSKDSYRHIVSPGSPGGPLLFAFHGTGGDEHQLVGLGKDLVPAATVVSPRGDVSEFGAARFFRRTGEGVYDMDDLARATRKMQGFVAAHVAAAKPNAVLGIGYSNGANILAATLFAAPDLFDAVALLHPLIPFEPDVKGTLAGRKVLITAGRRDPICPPQLTSRLDAHLRALGADVTLDWHEGGHELRQNELEAARSFLAGISKETLK; translated from the coding sequence ATGAGCAAGGACAGCTATAGGCACATCGTGTCGCCCGGTTCTCCGGGCGGCCCGCTGCTGTTCGCGTTCCACGGAACCGGCGGCGACGAACACCAGCTCGTGGGTCTCGGCAAGGATCTTGTTCCGGCCGCGACGGTCGTTTCGCCGCGCGGCGACGTGTCGGAGTTCGGGGCCGCGCGGTTCTTCCGGCGCACTGGCGAAGGCGTCTACGACATGGACGACCTTGCCCGCGCCACGCGGAAGATGCAGGGCTTCGTCGCGGCGCATGTGGCGGCGGCGAAGCCGAACGCGGTCCTGGGCATCGGCTATTCGAACGGTGCGAACATCCTTGCGGCGACGCTGTTCGCCGCGCCGGACCTGTTCGACGCGGTGGCGCTCCTGCATCCGCTGATTCCCTTTGAACCCGATGTGAAAGGAACGCTTGCGGGAAGGAAAGTGCTCATCACGGCGGGGCGGCGGGACCCGATCTGCCCGCCGCAATTGACCTCCCGGCTCGACGCGCATCTGCGTGCGCTGGGCGCCGATGTCACGCTGGACTGGCACGAAGGCGGCCACGAACTGAGGCAGAATGAATTAGAGGCGGCGCGGAGCTTTTTAGCCGGCATATCGAAGGAGACCTTGAAATGA
- a CDS encoding N-acetyltransferase, which produces MTNEIKLDETDTKGRYWLRGEDGSEAEMTFTKSGASTIIIDHTLVPDAFRGQGVGLKLVERGIADARAAGKKIIPLCPFAAAQFRRHPEWADVLKG; this is translated from the coding sequence ATGACGAACGAGATCAAGCTCGACGAAACCGATACGAAGGGGCGCTACTGGCTGCGCGGGGAAGATGGCTCCGAAGCCGAGATGACGTTTACGAAAAGCGGCGCAAGCACCATCATCATCGACCATACGCTGGTGCCGGATGCGTTTCGCGGGCAGGGCGTGGGCCTGAAGCTGGTCGAGCGCGGCATTGCCGATGCCCGCGCGGCGGGCAAGAAGATAATTCCGCTCTGTCCCTTCGCCGCCGCCCAGTTCCGGCGTCACCCGGAATGGGCGGACGTGCTCAAGGGGTAG
- a CDS encoding phosphatidate cytidylyltransferase — MLNDYQLLSVGLFAILASASTVSFALNRHAAAPTATLANLTERINAWWAMVAVLGFALLFGKNGLVVLFALISFFSLREFVTLTPTRRSDYWVLIGMFAIIIPVQYWLVWSEWYGLFVIFIPVYCFLLMPAMTALSGDTEHFLERIAAQQWAVMISVYCMSHVPALMTLPLPGFEGRHLLLVAFLMITVQGSDVLQYIFGKLFGRHAVAPRVSPSKTWEGLLGGLASASLLGAALYWLTPFTPLQAGLIAFLSCSMGFLGGLVASAIKRDQGVKDWGHLIGGHGGMMDRADSLVFSAPIFFHIVRYFWAV, encoded by the coding sequence ATGCTGAACGACTACCAACTTCTCTCGGTCGGCCTGTTTGCCATCCTTGCATCCGCGAGCACGGTATCGTTCGCTCTCAACCGGCACGCGGCGGCTCCGACGGCGACGCTCGCCAACCTGACCGAGCGCATCAATGCCTGGTGGGCGATGGTGGCGGTTCTGGGCTTCGCGCTTCTGTTCGGAAAGAACGGGCTGGTCGTGCTGTTCGCGTTGATCTCGTTCTTCTCGCTCCGCGAGTTCGTGACGCTCACCCCGACGAGGCGCAGCGACTACTGGGTGTTGATCGGCATGTTCGCCATCATCATCCCCGTGCAGTACTGGCTGGTGTGGAGCGAATGGTACGGGCTGTTCGTGATTTTCATTCCCGTCTACTGCTTCCTGCTGATGCCGGCCATGACCGCGCTCAGCGGCGATACGGAACACTTCCTCGAACGCATTGCGGCGCAACAATGGGCGGTGATGATCTCCGTCTACTGCATGAGCCATGTGCCTGCCCTGATGACGCTACCGCTGCCGGGCTTCGAGGGACGCCATTTGCTGCTGGTCGCCTTCCTGATGATCACGGTACAGGGCAGCGACGTCCTTCAGTACATATTCGGCAAGCTGTTCGGCAGGCACGCCGTCGCGCCGCGCGTCTCGCCGTCAAAGACATGGGAAGGACTGCTGGGCGGGCTGGCGAGCGCCAGCCTGCTTGGCGCGGCGCTCTACTGGCTGACGCCGTTTACGCCTTTGCAGGCCGGGCTGATCGCCTTCCTCTCCTGCTCCATGGGCTTTCTCGGCGGACTTGTGGCCTCGGCCATCAAGCGCGATCAGGGCGTGAAGGATTGGGGCCACCTGATCGGCGGTCACGGCGGCATGATGGACCGCGCGGACAGCCTGGTCTTTTCGGCCCCGATCTTCTTTCACATCGTGCGTTATTTCTGGGCTGTCTAA
- a CDS encoding 1-acyl-sn-glycerol-3-phosphate acyltransferase gives MNKLVKSWTSSLLAGFAWVITGVRPIWSGSAPSTRQRIYYANHASHGDFILLASCLPRGERARTRAVAAADYWGSTRLRRLIANDLLSTVLIERKVSEGAPHPMQAMLQVLAEGDSLIIFPEGTRNTDDAQALLPFRSGLYNLATARPDVELVPCWIENMSRVLPKGKFLPVPLLCRVIFGAPVALELNEDRPAFLARAREALLALDPRRKRST, from the coding sequence ATGAACAAGCTCGTCAAGAGCTGGACCAGTTCCCTGCTCGCAGGTTTCGCATGGGTTATCACCGGAGTGCGGCCGATCTGGTCGGGCAGCGCGCCGTCCACCCGGCAGCGCATCTACTACGCGAACCACGCCAGCCACGGCGATTTCATCCTGCTGGCCTCCTGCCTCCCCCGAGGCGAGCGAGCGCGCACGCGGGCAGTCGCGGCGGCGGACTATTGGGGCAGCACGCGGCTGCGTCGCCTGATTGCGAACGACCTGCTTTCGACGGTGCTGATCGAGCGCAAAGTGTCGGAAGGCGCGCCGCATCCCATGCAGGCAATGTTGCAGGTGCTGGCGGAGGGCGATTCCCTCATCATCTTCCCGGAAGGCACTCGCAATACGGACGATGCGCAGGCGCTGCTGCCCTTCCGTTCCGGTCTCTACAACCTCGCGACGGCAAGGCCGGACGTGGAACTCGTGCCCTGCTGGATCGAAAACATGTCGCGCGTGCTGCCCAAGGGCAAATTCCTGCCGGTGCCGCTTCTGTGCCGCGTCATCTTCGGCGCGCCGGTCGCACTTGAACTGAATGAGGATCGCCCGGCCTTCCTCGCCCGCGCCCGCGAGGCGCTGCTTGCCCTCGACCCTCGTAGGAAGCGAAGCACATGA
- a CDS encoding CDP-alcohol phosphatidyltransferase family protein codes for MPTLYDIKPAFQSLLRPLTRQLAAAGITANQVTLGAAALSLAAGIAIALFPSGRLALLLLPLVLLVRMALNAIDGMLAREHGQASRIGLVLNELCDVISDWALILPFAAVPLFPAWGVVAFALTAALAEFAGILGVSLNASRRYDGPFGKSDRAFALGLIAVLVAFGVPLGNLAPILFPLLALLSPATVTNRIRASLAQAA; via the coding sequence GTGCCGACGCTCTACGACATCAAGCCGGCTTTCCAGTCACTGCTGCGGCCGCTCACCCGGCAATTGGCGGCTGCCGGGATAACGGCCAATCAGGTCACGCTCGGCGCGGCTGCGCTGTCGCTCGCGGCGGGCATCGCCATCGCCCTTTTTCCGTCCGGCAGGCTGGCTCTCCTGCTACTGCCCTTGGTGCTGCTGGTCCGCATGGCACTGAACGCTATAGACGGCATGCTGGCGCGCGAGCACGGACAGGCTTCGCGGATCGGCCTTGTGCTCAATGAATTGTGCGACGTGATTTCCGACTGGGCGCTGATCCTGCCCTTCGCCGCTGTTCCGCTGTTTCCCGCCTGGGGCGTGGTTGCTTTCGCACTCACCGCCGCGCTGGCGGAATTTGCGGGGATACTCGGCGTTTCGCTCAATGCCTCGCGCCGCTATGACGGGCCGTTCGGCAAGAGCGACCGCGCATTCGCGCTAGGCTTGATTGCGGTTCTGGTCGCCTTCGGTGTTCCGCTCGGCAATCTCGCACCCATCCTGTTTCCCCTGTTGGCGTTGCTGTCGCCGGCAACGGTAACAAACCGCATCCGCGCTTCACTCGCGCAGGCAGCTTGA
- the pqqB gene encoding pyrroloquinoline quinone biosynthesis protein PqqB: MRVRVLGSAAGGGVPQWNCNYIYSHRARIGDGDVPVRLQSSIAVSSGDGWVIFNASPDIRQQIAAARSLQPDPDGPLRASPIEAIVLTNADIDHIAGLLSLRERQPFNLYATERVLEVIEQNPVFRVLDPAFVRRIPIALDRPAIIEAVDGRPLLEVELYGVPGKVALYLETGEAGRDFGADEGDTVGVAISAVGGGKKLHYIPGCASVTAALRRRIEGADLLFFDGTLFRDDEMAEAGVGEKTGQRMGHLHIGGADGSLAALADLAVVRRCYIHINNTNPILDSASPERRLVEEQGWLVAFDGMEVDL, encoded by the coding sequence ATGCGGGTCAGGGTTTTGGGCTCCGCCGCGGGCGGCGGGGTGCCCCAGTGGAATTGTAACTACATCTACAGCCACCGCGCGCGGATCGGCGATGGCGATGTTCCCGTTCGGCTGCAATCGAGCATTGCCGTTTCCAGCGGGGACGGGTGGGTCATATTCAACGCATCGCCCGACATTCGCCAGCAGATCGCCGCCGCGCGCTCACTGCAACCTGACCCGGACGGCCCGCTGCGCGCCAGTCCGATCGAGGCCATCGTGCTGACGAACGCCGATATCGACCATATCGCCGGATTACTGAGCCTTCGCGAGCGTCAGCCCTTCAATCTCTATGCCACGGAGCGCGTGCTGGAGGTTATCGAGCAGAATCCGGTCTTTCGCGTGCTCGACCCGGCCTTTGTCCGGCGCATTCCGATTGCGCTCGACCGGCCGGCGATCATCGAGGCCGTGGACGGTCGCCCGCTGCTCGAAGTCGAACTCTACGGCGTGCCGGGCAAGGTCGCGCTCTATCTGGAGACCGGCGAAGCGGGCAGGGATTTCGGCGCGGATGAAGGCGACACGGTTGGCGTGGCCATTTCAGCGGTCGGCGGCGGCAAGAAGCTGCACTACATTCCAGGTTGCGCGTCGGTCACGGCGGCGCTGAGGCGCCGGATCGAAGGTGCCGACCTGCTCTTCTTCGACGGGACGCTTTTTCGCGACGACGAAATGGCCGAAGCGGGTGTCGGTGAAAAGACCGGGCAGCGCATGGGCCATCTTCACATCGGTGGAGCGGACGGTTCGCTGGCGGCGCTGGCGGATTTGGCTGTCGTTCGCCGCTGCTACATTCATATCAACAACACCAATCCTATACTGGACAGCGCCTCGCCGGAGCGCAGGCTGGTTGAAGAACAAGGCTGGCTTGTCGCCTTCGACGGCATGGAGGTGGATCTGTGA
- the pqqC gene encoding pyrroloquinoline-quinone synthase PqqC, giving the protein MKRPFQVDRILRPGQLEALLREVGEERYHINHPFHRLMVEGKLTRGQMQAWALNRYCYQAAIPRKDAIVLSRLDDPAMRVAWRERIIDHDGDGTKPGGIERWLRLATGLGLDVDMVKSQRLALPATRFAVGAYLTLVEKCSLLEAIASSLTELFSPRVIGERVPAILKRYDYVTEDTLSYFTPRLQQAPRDAEFALGYVVEHARTIEEQQSAVDALVAKCDMLWAMLDALHFAYVQPALPAPGAFVPQDHPG; this is encoded by the coding sequence GTGAAGCGCCCTTTCCAGGTGGATCGCATCCTGCGGCCGGGCCAGCTTGAGGCGCTGCTGCGGGAGGTGGGCGAGGAGCGCTATCACATCAACCATCCCTTCCACCGGCTCATGGTCGAGGGAAAGCTGACGCGCGGGCAGATGCAGGCATGGGCGCTCAACCGATATTGCTATCAGGCGGCGATACCGAGGAAAGATGCAATCGTGCTTTCGCGGCTGGACGATCCCGCCATGCGCGTAGCGTGGCGTGAGCGCATCATCGACCATGACGGCGACGGCACGAAACCGGGCGGCATCGAGCGCTGGCTGCGCCTTGCCACGGGTCTCGGCCTCGACGTCGACATGGTGAAATCGCAGAGGCTTGCATTGCCGGCCACCCGCTTTGCGGTGGGTGCCTATCTCACGCTTGTCGAGAAGTGCAGCCTGCTCGAAGCAATCGCGTCCTCTCTGACCGAGCTTTTCTCACCAAGGGTCATAGGCGAGCGCGTGCCCGCCATTCTCAAACGCTACGACTACGTGACCGAGGACACATTGTCCTATTTTACGCCCCGCTTGCAGCAGGCGCCCCGAGATGCGGAGTTCGCGCTTGGCTATGTGGTCGAACATGCGCGAACCATCGAGGAGCAGCAGTCAGCCGTCGATGCGCTGGTCGCCAAGTGCGACATGTTGTGGGCAATGCTGGATGCGTTGCACTTCGCCTATGTGCAGCCTGCCTTGCCCGCGCCGGGGGCGTTCGTTCCGCAGGACCATCCGGGATGA
- the pqqD gene encoding pyrroloquinoline quinone biosynthesis peptide chaperone PqqD → MNRLAASRSIAGSASRPRLPRHVRLHYDAVRGAWALLSPEKVLWPDEASLSILRLCDGSRSIAEMSSVLAGQYDADAGEIEADVIAFAQDWSDRMVLQL, encoded by the coding sequence ATGAACCGCTTAGCGGCATCCCGTTCGATTGCCGGCAGCGCGAGCAGGCCGCGCCTGCCGCGCCATGTGCGGTTGCATTACGATGCGGTACGCGGCGCGTGGGCACTGCTTTCGCCGGAAAAGGTTCTGTGGCCCGACGAAGCCAGCCTGTCCATCCTGCGGCTTTGCGACGGCAGCCGCTCGATTGCCGAAATGTCGAGCGTGCTGGCCGGCCAGTACGACGCCGATGCGGGTGAGATCGAGGCCGATGTCATCGCCTTCGCGCAGGACTGGTCGGACCGGATGGTGTTGCAACTATGA
- the pqqE gene encoding pyrroloquinoline quinone biosynthesis protein PqqE — translation MSAPGPPIGILAELTHRCPLQCAYCSNPLELLKANRELDTRQWLSVFGQAADLGVLQIHLSGGEPTLRPDLVELVAALAGRGVYTNLITAGVGVRDGLMDELARSGLDHVQLSFQGALPETTEMIGNHRGAHSKKLATAAQVRAAGLPLTINAPIHRRNMAEVEGFIELALTLGAERLEIANIQYYGWALLNRQALMPARDEVMGVAAMIEAAQRELRGTLAIDFVAPDYYARFPKPCMGGWARDAFMIAPDGAAMPCHAAASIPHLVFDNVGQSPLADIWDRSEAFNAFRGFDWMQEPCRSCERREIDFGGCRCQAMLLAGDASATDPACSKSLLHERIVDLAKLSSSGEPADITYRRIGVF, via the coding sequence ATGAGCGCTCCCGGCCCGCCGATCGGCATACTCGCGGAGCTGACGCATCGGTGTCCGCTGCAATGCGCCTACTGCTCCAATCCGCTCGAACTGCTCAAGGCCAATCGCGAGCTTGACACACGGCAATGGCTTTCCGTGTTCGGGCAGGCCGCCGATCTCGGCGTGCTTCAAATCCATCTTTCAGGCGGCGAACCGACGCTTCGGCCCGATCTGGTCGAACTGGTCGCAGCACTTGCCGGGCGCGGCGTGTACACCAACCTCATCACTGCCGGGGTGGGCGTGCGCGATGGGCTGATGGACGAACTTGCACGAAGCGGCCTCGACCATGTGCAATTGAGCTTTCAGGGCGCGCTGCCCGAAACCACCGAAATGATCGGCAATCATCGCGGCGCGCATTCGAAGAAACTCGCCACCGCCGCGCAGGTTCGCGCCGCCGGCCTGCCACTGACCATCAACGCGCCCATCCATCGCCGCAACATGGCGGAGGTCGAAGGTTTCATCGAGCTTGCCCTGACGCTCGGCGCGGAACGGCTCGAGATCGCCAACATCCAATATTACGGATGGGCATTGCTCAATCGTCAGGCGCTGATGCCGGCGCGCGATGAAGTCATGGGCGTTGCCGCGATGATCGAGGCCGCGCAGCGGGAACTGCGCGGCACGCTTGCAATCGATTTCGTCGCGCCGGACTACTACGCGCGTTTCCCCAAGCCCTGCATGGGCGGCTGGGCGCGCGACGCCTTCATGATCGCGCCGGACGGGGCGGCGATGCCGTGCCACGCGGCGGCGTCGATCCCGCATCTTGTTTTCGACAATGTGGGGCAAAGCCCGCTTGCCGACATTTGGGACCGCTCCGAGGCGTTCAACGCCTTCCGGGGCTTTGACTGGATGCAGGAGCCGTGTCGCTCCTGCGAGCGGCGCGAGATCGATTTTGGCGGCTGCCGGTGCCAGGCCATGCTCCTGGCGGGCGATGCGAGCGCCACCGATCCGGCCTGCTCGAAATCGCTGCTGCATGAGAGGATCGTCGACCTTGCGAAGCTGAGTTCATCCGGCGAACCGGCGGACATCACCTATCGCCGTATTGGCGTTTTCTAG